From Microbacterium pseudoresistens, the proteins below share one genomic window:
- a CDS encoding glycine cleavage system protein R has protein sequence MTTLILTVVGTDRPGLVAAVADVVGAHGGNWEQSRLAELAGTFAGVVQVSVSPDQADDLTDALRALDGLLTVAVHPGADEQRAGDDQRLTIAVLGNDRPGIVREISAALSAHATSIGELISTTRDAAMAGGRLFEASVVATIPADSDPDALRADLERIAADLQVDITLD, from the coding sequence ATGACCACGCTCATCCTCACCGTCGTCGGCACCGATCGCCCCGGCCTCGTCGCCGCGGTCGCCGATGTCGTCGGCGCACACGGCGGCAACTGGGAGCAGAGCCGGCTCGCTGAACTCGCGGGCACCTTCGCCGGCGTCGTACAGGTCTCGGTATCGCCCGACCAGGCCGACGACCTCACGGATGCGCTGCGCGCGCTCGACGGACTGCTCACCGTCGCCGTGCATCCCGGCGCCGACGAGCAACGGGCAGGCGACGATCAGCGCCTCACGATCGCCGTGCTCGGCAACGACCGCCCCGGCATCGTGCGCGAGATCTCCGCCGCCCTCAGCGCCCACGCGACGAGCATCGGCGAGCTGATCAGCACCACGCGCGATGCGGCGATGGCCGGCGGGCGGCTGTTCGAGGCATCCGTGGTCGCGACGATCCCCGCGGATTCCGATCCGGATGCGCTGCGCGCCGATCTGGAGCGCATCGCCGCCGACCTCCAGGTCGACATCACCCTCGACTAA
- a CDS encoding PLP-dependent cysteine synthase family protein — translation MSDWVSAAIRKLDADANRSADTHLHLFPLPDTWGIDLYLKDESVHPTGSLKHRLARSLLLYGLVNGRIHEGTTLVEASSGSTAVSEAYFARMLGLPFVTVVPRSTSQEKIDLIEYYGGRCHYVDRAPDMYPEAERLAAECGGHYLDQFTYAERATDWRGNNNIAESVFSQMAEERHPIPAWIVVGAGTGGTSATFGRYVRYRRHDTKVAVVDPEGSAFYGGWSTGASDYTTGTPSRIEGIGRPRVEPSFIPSVIDEMIQVPDAASIAAIRLLRERTLHWAGGSTGTNLVGAFELIARMRAAGETGSIVTLICDSGVRYAGTYYSDAWVAEQSWDLAPHRARMDRFLTTGEW, via the coding sequence ATGAGCGATTGGGTCAGCGCCGCCATCCGCAAACTCGATGCCGACGCGAACCGCAGCGCCGACACCCACCTGCATCTCTTCCCCCTCCCGGACACGTGGGGCATCGATCTCTACCTCAAGGACGAGTCGGTGCATCCGACGGGCTCGCTCAAGCACCGCCTGGCCCGCTCGCTGCTGCTGTACGGGCTCGTCAACGGACGCATCCACGAGGGCACGACGCTCGTGGAGGCGTCGAGCGGGTCGACCGCGGTGTCGGAGGCGTACTTCGCCCGGATGCTGGGGCTGCCGTTCGTCACCGTCGTGCCGCGCTCGACGAGCCAGGAGAAGATCGACCTCATCGAGTACTACGGCGGACGCTGCCACTACGTCGACCGTGCGCCCGACATGTACCCCGAGGCCGAGCGACTGGCCGCCGAATGCGGCGGGCACTACCTCGACCAGTTCACCTACGCCGAGCGGGCCACCGACTGGCGCGGCAACAACAACATCGCCGAGAGCGTGTTCAGCCAGATGGCCGAGGAGCGGCATCCGATCCCGGCATGGATCGTCGTGGGCGCCGGCACCGGAGGCACGAGCGCCACCTTCGGCCGGTACGTGCGCTACCGCCGACACGACACGAAGGTCGCCGTCGTCGACCCCGAGGGCTCGGCGTTCTACGGTGGCTGGAGCACGGGCGCATCCGATTACACCACCGGCACACCGAGCCGGATCGAGGGCATCGGGCGCCCGCGCGTCGAGCCCTCGTTCATCCCTTCCGTCATCGACGAGATGATCCAGGTTCCCGACGCCGCCTCCATCGCGGCGATCCGGCTGCTCCGCGAGCGCACCCTGCACTGGGCGGGCGGCTCGACCGGCACGAACCTCGTCGGCGCGTTCGAGCTCATCGCCCGGATGCGCGCCGCGGGCGAGACCGGCAGCATCGTGACCCTCATCTGCGACAGCGGCGTTCGCTACGCCGGCACCTATTACTCGGATGCCTGGGTCGCCGAGCAGAGCTGGGATCTCGCCCCGCACCGTGCCCGGATGGACCGCTTCCTCACCACCGGCGAGTGGTGA
- a CDS encoding bifunctional 2-methylcitrate synthase/citrate synthase — MADTDIKKGLAGVVADETAISKVNPETNSLLYRGYPVQELAATQPFEAVAYLLWHGELPTEEQLAGFRAEERKHRALSPVVKDAIDRLPLDTHPMDEVRTAVSVIGAIETAGTGNVLDAVGTPEENLQRSLQLFAVLPAIVSYGQRRRRGEALVESRDDLDYAANFLWLTFGEEADPVVVDAFNRSMILYAEHSFNASTFTARVITSTLSDLYSAVVGAIGALKGPLHGGANEAVMHIFDEIGSADNVVEWLDAALAEKRKIMGFGHRVYKRGDSRVPTMKAALDTLVAHYDRPEVAELYTKLEDEFVSRKGIYPNLDYPSGPAYNLIGYDTLTFTPLFIAARITGWTAHILEQQASNALIRPLSAYNGADERHIEGYVPDTAALDVQERPEEAAG; from the coding sequence ATGGCGGACACCGACATCAAGAAGGGTCTGGCCGGCGTCGTCGCCGACGAGACGGCGATCAGCAAGGTCAACCCCGAGACGAACAGCCTCCTCTACCGCGGCTACCCCGTGCAGGAGCTGGCCGCGACCCAGCCGTTCGAGGCCGTGGCGTACCTGCTCTGGCACGGCGAGCTGCCCACCGAGGAGCAGTTGGCCGGGTTCCGTGCCGAGGAGCGGAAGCACCGTGCGCTGAGCCCCGTCGTGAAGGACGCGATCGACCGCCTGCCGCTGGATACGCATCCGATGGACGAGGTGCGCACCGCGGTCAGCGTCATCGGCGCGATCGAGACGGCCGGCACCGGCAACGTGCTCGATGCCGTCGGCACCCCGGAGGAGAACCTGCAGCGCAGCCTGCAGCTGTTCGCGGTGCTGCCCGCGATCGTGTCGTACGGTCAGCGCCGTCGCCGCGGCGAGGCGCTCGTGGAGTCGCGCGACGACCTCGACTACGCCGCCAACTTCCTCTGGCTCACCTTCGGCGAGGAGGCCGATCCGGTCGTCGTCGACGCCTTCAACCGTTCGATGATCCTGTACGCGGAGCACTCGTTCAACGCGTCCACGTTCACCGCGCGCGTCATCACCTCGACCCTCAGCGACCTGTACTCGGCCGTGGTCGGCGCGATCGGGGCGCTCAAGGGACCGCTGCACGGCGGGGCGAACGAGGCCGTCATGCACATCTTCGACGAGATCGGATCGGCCGACAACGTCGTCGAGTGGCTGGATGCGGCGCTCGCCGAAAAGCGCAAGATCATGGGCTTCGGCCACCGCGTGTACAAGCGCGGCGACTCGCGCGTGCCCACCATGAAGGCAGCCCTGGACACCCTCGTGGCGCACTACGATCGCCCCGAGGTCGCCGAGCTGTACACGAAGCTGGAGGACGAGTTCGTCTCCCGCAAGGGCATCTATCCGAACCTCGACTACCCCTCGGGGCCGGCGTACAACCTCATCGGCTACGACACGCTCACCTTCACCCCGCTGTTCATCGCGGCCCGCATCACCGGCTGGACCGCGCACATCCTGGAGCAGCAGGCGTCCAACGCCCTCATCCGTCCGCTGTCGGCCTACAACGGCGCCGACGAGCGGCACATCGAGGGATATGTTCCCGACACCGCCGCACTGGACGTGCAGGAGAGGCCGGAGGAGGCGGCGGGCTGA
- a CDS encoding EamA family transporter: protein MDAGAQDAAAVRAVRRRGAGVPLALAAAISFGMSGAWARGLIDGGWTPGAAVTARVSIAALVLLVPTILALRGRWALLRRNAGMVVAYGLFAVAATQLFYFQAVAVMDVGLALLVEYTAPVAVVLWLWVRRGERPARLSVLGALLAFAGLVLMLDVLGGMRVDPIGVLWAFGAMIGAAAYFLLSGRADTGLPPIALAGSGLVLGALGLAGASLVGILPFAANTDDVVYRFGVVPWFVPVLAIAMIACALAYVLGIVSTRMLGSRLASFLALSEVIASLLFGWLLLGQLPDALQLLGAALVLAGVVVVKLGEPAVAAEHVEAIPADTADPSV from the coding sequence ATGGATGCAGGGGCACAGGACGCGGCCGCGGTGCGTGCCGTGCGTCGTCGGGGTGCCGGCGTTCCGCTCGCGCTCGCCGCGGCGATCTCGTTCGGGATGTCGGGGGCGTGGGCGCGCGGTCTCATCGACGGCGGATGGACGCCCGGGGCTGCGGTCACCGCGCGTGTGAGCATCGCCGCGCTCGTGCTCCTCGTGCCGACGATCCTCGCCCTGCGCGGGCGCTGGGCTCTGCTGCGTCGCAACGCGGGGATGGTCGTCGCCTACGGGCTGTTCGCCGTGGCCGCCACCCAGCTGTTCTACTTCCAGGCCGTCGCCGTGATGGATGTCGGTCTCGCGCTGCTCGTCGAGTACACCGCACCGGTGGCCGTCGTGCTGTGGTTGTGGGTGCGTCGCGGCGAGCGGCCGGCGCGGCTGAGCGTGCTCGGCGCGCTGCTCGCCTTCGCCGGGCTCGTGCTCATGCTCGACGTGCTGGGCGGGATGCGCGTGGATCCGATCGGCGTGCTCTGGGCGTTCGGCGCCATGATCGGCGCGGCGGCGTACTTCCTGCTATCGGGCAGGGCTGACACGGGGTTGCCGCCTATCGCGCTCGCCGGAAGCGGCCTCGTGCTGGGTGCGCTCGGACTCGCCGGCGCGAGTCTGGTGGGCATCTTGCCCTTCGCGGCGAACACCGACGACGTCGTGTACCGCTTCGGGGTCGTGCCCTGGTTCGTGCCGGTGCTGGCGATCGCCATGATCGCCTGCGCGCTCGCCTACGTCCTGGGCATCGTCTCGACACGGATGCTCGGGTCGCGCCTGGCATCGTTCCTCGCGCTGTCGGAGGTGATCGCCTCGTTGCTGTTCGGGTGGCTGCTGCTCGGCCAGCTCCCGGATGCGTTGCAGCTGCTGGGTGCCGCGCTCGTGCTCGCGGGCGTCGTGGTCGTGAAGCTCGGCGAGCCCGCCGTCGCCGCCGAGCACGTCGAGGCGATACCCGCCGATACTGCCGATCCGAGCGTCTGA
- a CDS encoding GntR family transcriptional regulator, whose translation MVMALEGLRASDRAYAILLDEIQSAELAAGTVLAEVEQAARLGVSRTPLREALRRLAADGLVVQQSPRVTVVAPIDASDIRALFELRRSLEEGAARIAADRGDPAVFTALAAEFAAAEGGVEDAAGRRAYESLIARFDAAVDDAVSNDYITAALRMVRTHLVRVRRMARDKPRRLADSVAEHRLIAEALAARDPDLAAHATHVHLHNALAGILESLVPSGAERPASESPSERRS comes from the coding sequence ATGGTGATGGCGCTGGAGGGTCTTCGTGCGAGTGATCGCGCCTATGCGATCCTGCTTGACGAGATCCAGTCCGCCGAGCTCGCCGCCGGCACCGTGCTCGCCGAGGTCGAGCAGGCCGCCCGCCTCGGCGTCAGCCGCACGCCGCTGCGCGAGGCTCTGCGACGACTGGCCGCCGACGGGCTCGTCGTGCAGCAGTCGCCGCGCGTCACCGTGGTCGCCCCCATCGACGCGTCCGACATCCGTGCACTCTTCGAACTGCGCCGCTCACTGGAAGAAGGGGCTGCGCGCATCGCCGCCGACCGCGGCGACCCCGCCGTGTTCACCGCCCTCGCCGCGGAGTTCGCCGCCGCCGAGGGCGGGGTGGAGGATGCCGCGGGCCGCCGCGCCTACGAATCCCTCATCGCCCGGTTCGACGCCGCCGTCGATGACGCGGTCTCCAACGACTACATCACGGCTGCGCTGCGGATGGTGCGCACGCACCTCGTGCGCGTGCGCCGCATGGCCCGCGACAAGCCCCGGCGCCTGGCCGATTCCGTCGCCGAGCACCGCCTCATCGCCGAAGCGCTCGCCGCCCGCGATCCCGACCTGGCCGCGCACGCGACGCACGTGCACCTGCATAACGCGCTGGCCGGCATCCTCGAATCCCTCGTGCCGTCCGGGGCCGAGCGCCCCGCATCCGAATCCCCCTCCGAAAGGCGATCATGA
- the prpB gene encoding methylisocitrate lyase has product MLYASTAPAEKRRLFRERLATGELLRFPGAFNPLSARLIERKGFEGVYISGAVLSADLGLPDIGLTTLTEVAGRGQQIARMTELPAIIDADTGFGEPMNVARTIQTLEDAGLSGAHIEDQINPKRCGHLDGKAVVDEDVAVKRIRAAVDARRDENFLIMARTDIAAVDGLEAAKDRAKALVDAGADAIFPEAMRSLEEFAAVRAAVDVPILANMTEFGKSDLFSVDQLRDVGVNIVIWPVSMLRIAMGATGRALDTLLGEGHLTSKLGEMQHRADLYDLIDYEDYNHFDTNVFNFTITKE; this is encoded by the coding sequence ATGCTCTACGCCAGCACGGCGCCCGCCGAGAAGCGGCGGCTGTTCCGCGAGCGGCTCGCCACCGGTGAACTGCTGCGATTCCCGGGGGCGTTCAATCCGCTGTCGGCACGACTCATCGAGCGCAAGGGCTTCGAGGGCGTCTACATCTCCGGCGCCGTGCTCTCCGCCGACCTGGGGCTTCCCGACATCGGCCTGACGACGCTCACCGAGGTCGCCGGCCGTGGGCAGCAGATCGCGCGGATGACCGAGCTTCCGGCCATCATCGACGCCGACACCGGCTTCGGCGAGCCGATGAACGTCGCCCGCACGATCCAGACGCTCGAAGACGCAGGTCTCTCCGGCGCCCACATCGAGGATCAGATCAACCCCAAGCGCTGCGGGCACCTCGACGGCAAAGCGGTCGTCGACGAGGATGTCGCGGTCAAGCGCATCCGGGCCGCCGTCGACGCGCGCAGGGACGAGAACTTCCTCATCATGGCGCGCACCGACATCGCCGCCGTCGACGGGCTTGAGGCGGCCAAGGATCGTGCCAAGGCGCTCGTGGATGCGGGGGCGGACGCGATCTTCCCCGAGGCGATGCGCTCGCTGGAGGAGTTCGCCGCCGTCCGTGCGGCCGTGGACGTGCCGATCCTGGCCAACATGACCGAGTTCGGCAAGAGCGACCTCTTCTCCGTCGACCAGCTGCGCGACGTCGGCGTGAACATCGTCATCTGGCCGGTGTCGATGCTGCGCATCGCGATGGGTGCCACCGGTCGTGCGCTGGATACGCTTCTGGGGGAGGGGCACCTCACCTCGAAGCTCGGCGAGATGCAGCACCGTGCCGACCTCTACGACCTCATCGACTACGAGGACTACAACCACTTCGACACGAACGTCTTCAACTTCACCATCACGAAGGAGTGA
- a CDS encoding DUF4407 domain-containing protein: MSYSAHRPGRLDSQGQISVDAADPDSGLGFDDSELDFLRDYTPTGSEQPAGADDATPETTPIARAAQPVVAEPAVTEPAAEAEPAPRAPREPRARASRAPRERTPGSMLRRLAILGGADGHILDRVPTEQPRFVQMFFVLAGTALVSALSMLFALTTGVQVLVWLAIPISLVWAALIFNLDRFLTSTMSSTRSIWRLIGLAIPRVIMAALIGFVVAEPVVLQVFHNDISREVAATNIVQAQDDQAALDEGPEKQALDAASARLQELQTQATTGIVAGAEGDTASQTVAQSTVDKITAQLAEQQAVIDQARQLYQCELTGEGIGTVPGCTGVEGEGASSDAAHAQLTAAQATYDDLAGQLRDANEKLAGAEASAQSATSASEGQNRQQAKDQLPAARDSYDAALAAYNARAASVADGNAGAIGLLSQIQGLNRLAEKDATIFWAHWLIAALFFMIELLPVLVKVLTSYGDPSLYEKAAAVRKQVDLDRVNADGFRDRATIVTAESRAREGSEAVPV, translated from the coding sequence ATGTCCTACTCCGCTCATCGCCCCGGGAGACTCGATTCCCAGGGGCAGATCTCCGTGGACGCCGCCGACCCCGACAGCGGCCTCGGCTTCGACGACTCCGAGCTCGACTTCCTCCGCGACTACACGCCGACCGGGTCCGAGCAGCCCGCCGGAGCGGATGACGCGACGCCCGAGACGACGCCGATCGCCCGTGCGGCGCAGCCCGTCGTGGCCGAACCGGCGGTGACCGAGCCGGCTGCGGAGGCCGAGCCGGCACCGCGCGCACCTCGGGAGCCGCGCGCCCGTGCATCTCGCGCCCCCCGCGAGCGCACGCCGGGGTCGATGCTGCGCCGACTCGCGATCCTCGGCGGCGCCGATGGGCACATCCTCGACCGTGTCCCCACCGAGCAGCCGCGCTTCGTGCAGATGTTCTTCGTGCTCGCCGGCACCGCGCTCGTCTCGGCGCTGTCGATGCTGTTCGCCCTCACCACCGGCGTGCAGGTGCTCGTGTGGCTGGCCATCCCGATCTCGCTCGTCTGGGCGGCCCTCATCTTCAACCTCGACCGATTCCTCACCTCGACCATGTCGTCGACGCGAAGCATCTGGCGACTCATCGGCCTCGCCATCCCGCGCGTGATCATGGCCGCGCTCATCGGCTTCGTCGTCGCCGAGCCCGTCGTGCTGCAGGTGTTCCACAACGACATCTCCCGCGAAGTGGCGGCGACCAACATCGTGCAGGCGCAGGACGACCAGGCCGCTCTCGACGAGGGTCCCGAGAAGCAGGCACTGGATGCCGCATCCGCGCGCCTGCAGGAGCTGCAGACGCAGGCCACGACCGGCATCGTCGCCGGCGCGGAGGGCGACACCGCCTCGCAGACCGTCGCGCAGAGCACCGTCGACAAGATCACCGCGCAGCTTGCCGAGCAACAGGCGGTGATAGACCAGGCGCGCCAGCTGTACCAGTGCGAGCTGACCGGCGAGGGCATCGGCACCGTTCCCGGCTGCACCGGTGTGGAGGGCGAGGGTGCGAGCTCGGACGCCGCCCACGCTCAGCTCACCGCGGCCCAGGCCACCTACGACGACCTCGCTGGCCAGCTGCGCGACGCGAACGAGAAGCTCGCGGGGGCCGAGGCGTCGGCGCAGAGTGCGACTTCCGCATCCGAGGGGCAGAACAGGCAGCAGGCGAAGGATCAGCTGCCCGCGGCGCGCGACTCGTACGATGCGGCACTTGCGGCGTACAACGCGCGGGCCGCATCCGTCGCCGACGGCAACGCCGGGGCGATCGGGCTGCTCAGCCAGATCCAGGGACTCAACCGGCTGGCCGAGAAGGACGCGACGATCTTCTGGGCGCACTGGCTCATCGCCGCACTGTTCTTCATGATCGAGCTGCTGCCGGTGCTCGTGAAGGTGCTCACCAGCTACGGCGATCCGTCGCTGTACGAGAAGGCCGCGGCCGTGCGCAAGCAGGTCGACCTCGACCGGGTGAACGCCGACGGCTTCCGCGATCGAGCGACGATCGTGACCGCCGAGTCCCGTGCGCGGGAGGGATCCGAGGCCGTTCCGGTCTGA
- a CDS encoding MmgE/PrpD family protein: MTVTHHVRVHKSEENLAREDQLAWKIAEVAVDPVEVTGEVADMVINRIIDNAAVAAASITRAPASAARQQALDHPVSVGGAGATVFGTPLDRRTSPEWAAWANGVAVRELDYHDTFLAAEYSHPGDNIPPILAVAQHVGADGKALLRGIATGYEIQVDLVKAICLHKNKIDHVAHLGPSAAAGIGTLLGLDAETIYQAVGQALHTTTATRQSRKGEISTWKAHAPAFAGKMAVEAVDRSMRGETSPSPIYEGEDGVIAWMLDGPEASYEVPLPASGEAKRAILDTYTKEHSAEYQAQAWIDLARKLHNERPELADPANIESVVLHTSHHTHYVIGSGANDPQKYDPTASRETLDHSIPYIFAVALQDGAWHHVDSYAPERAGREDTVALWHKITTLEDAEWTRRYHSNDISEKAFGGRVEITLTDGTTLVDEIAVADAHPLGARPFARENYIAKFRLLAEPVLESEEIERFLELVQRLPELAADEVAQLSIVAKPGVLAAAPAPKGLF, from the coding sequence ATGACCGTCACGCATCACGTCCGCGTCCACAAGAGCGAAGAGAACCTCGCCCGCGAGGACCAGCTGGCCTGGAAGATCGCCGAGGTCGCCGTCGACCCGGTGGAGGTGACCGGCGAGGTCGCCGACATGGTGATCAACCGGATCATCGACAACGCGGCCGTGGCTGCCGCCTCGATCACGCGCGCGCCGGCCAGCGCCGCCCGCCAGCAAGCGCTGGATCACCCCGTCTCGGTGGGGGGCGCCGGCGCGACCGTCTTCGGCACGCCGCTGGATCGTCGTACGAGCCCGGAGTGGGCGGCGTGGGCCAACGGCGTGGCCGTTCGCGAGCTCGACTACCACGACACGTTCCTCGCCGCGGAGTACTCGCATCCCGGCGACAACATCCCGCCGATCCTCGCCGTCGCCCAGCACGTGGGCGCCGACGGGAAGGCGCTCCTGCGCGGCATCGCGACCGGATACGAGATCCAGGTCGACCTCGTCAAGGCCATCTGCCTGCACAAGAACAAGATCGACCACGTCGCCCACCTCGGGCCCTCCGCCGCCGCCGGTATCGGCACGCTCCTGGGCTTGGATGCCGAGACGATCTACCAGGCCGTCGGCCAGGCGCTGCACACCACCACCGCCACCCGGCAGAGCCGCAAGGGCGAGATCTCCACCTGGAAGGCACACGCCCCGGCCTTCGCGGGAAAGATGGCCGTCGAGGCCGTGGACCGGTCGATGCGCGGAGAGACCAGCCCCTCGCCCATCTACGAGGGCGAAGACGGCGTGATCGCCTGGATGCTCGACGGCCCCGAGGCCTCCTACGAGGTGCCGCTGCCCGCATCCGGCGAAGCGAAGCGCGCCATCCTCGACACCTACACGAAGGAGCACTCGGCCGAGTACCAGGCGCAGGCATGGATCGACCTGGCGCGTAAGCTGCACAACGAGCGTCCTGAGCTGGCGGATCCTGCGAACATCGAGTCCGTCGTGCTGCACACCAGCCACCACACGCACTATGTGATCGGCTCCGGCGCGAACGACCCGCAGAAGTACGACCCCACCGCGTCGCGGGAGACGCTGGACCACTCGATTCCATACATCTTCGCCGTGGCGCTGCAGGACGGCGCCTGGCACCACGTCGACTCCTACGCTCCCGAGCGCGCGGGCCGTGAGGACACCGTGGCGCTGTGGCACAAGATCACCACGCTCGAGGATGCGGAGTGGACGCGCCGCTACCACTCGAACGACATCAGCGAGAAGGCGTTCGGCGGGCGCGTGGAGATCACGCTGACCGACGGAACCACGCTCGTCGACGAGATCGCCGTCGCCGATGCGCATCCGCTCGGCGCCCGCCCGTTCGCCCGCGAGAACTACATCGCGAAGTTCCGCCTGCTCGCCGAGCCCGTGCTCGAGTCCGAGGAGATCGAGCGGTTCCTGGAGCTCGTCCAGCGCCTGCCCGAGCTGGCGGCCGACGAGGTCGCGCAGCTGTCGATCGTCGCCAAGCCCGGTGTGCTCGCCGCGGCCCCCGCCCCGAAGGGCCTGTTCTGA
- a CDS encoding nitroreductase/quinone reductase family protein, which produces MDFNQQIIDTFRENGGEVNSPVPFGRGLVLVHVPLKDGGVRVRPLAAIRDDGAWHVVGSAGGSPRNPAWVHGLRRADHVTIEVPGSPVESIEVAVTELTGAERDRLWSRFTAQSPAFEKYLETAEGRVFPIFRLTPDH; this is translated from the coding sequence ATGGACTTCAATCAGCAGATAATCGACACCTTCCGCGAGAACGGCGGCGAAGTGAACTCGCCCGTTCCCTTCGGTCGTGGCCTCGTACTCGTGCATGTGCCCCTCAAAGACGGCGGAGTACGCGTGCGCCCGCTCGCCGCGATCCGCGATGACGGTGCCTGGCATGTGGTCGGCTCGGCCGGCGGGTCGCCGCGGAATCCCGCCTGGGTGCACGGGTTGCGTCGCGCGGACCACGTGACCATCGAAGTGCCGGGAAGCCCCGTCGAAAGCATCGAGGTCGCCGTTACCGAACTGACCGGCGCAGAGCGAGACCGACTCTGGTCGCGCTTCACCGCGCAGTCCCCCGCCTTTGAGAAGTATCTGGAGACTGCGGAGGGCCGCGTGTTCCCGATCTTCCGCCTCACCCCTGATCACTGA